In Myxococcus stipitatus, the following are encoded in one genomic region:
- a CDS encoding DUF1330 domain-containing protein: MPAYVVVEIAVHDVQTYERYKQLSPPSIALYGGRYLVRGGATEALEGTWQPPRFVLLEFPSVAQARAWWLSPEYAAAKALRHASAHTMMLLMDGLPGEDGHAVVSTGAGVASAPA; encoded by the coding sequence ATGCCTGCCTACGTCGTCGTCGAAATCGCGGTGCATGACGTGCAGACGTATGAGCGCTACAAGCAGCTCTCGCCGCCCTCCATCGCGTTGTACGGCGGCCGCTACCTCGTGCGAGGTGGGGCCACCGAGGCGCTGGAGGGAACGTGGCAGCCCCCGCGCTTCGTCCTCCTCGAGTTCCCCAGCGTCGCGCAGGCGCGCGCATGGTGGCTTTCTCCCGAGTACGCCGCCGCCAAGGCCCTGCGCCATGCCAGCGCCCACACGATGATGTTGTTGATGGATGGACTGCCTGGAGAAGACGGGCACGCGGTGGTGTCGACTGGAGCAGGTGTGGCGTCCGCGCCTGCTTGA
- a CDS encoding AgmX/PglI C-terminal domain-containing protein — translation MVGDSRDGKVPPGAAPETGSSEPDGGGTPVFGGVSDAELDVFVGKLRTDKNPRVPAASASRVRGDVHGERLHKGVRRSLVSSVLEEAPAPVSAPAEKHAWFVVLGANSVGPLDEQALKGHWERGELGPDSMCWRKGFAAWLPLGQVPELIETFAPLPQELSAAVDAALSALADGPDLAPLSQAAASVAPVVIAAPQVVSVPVDPVGAHAVLAEVTAASEQVEARWRLSGWWYTLAGGVAGGVTVALVMGLMGGWSGISAVLSRTKDVAPVAVTPAVPSPVAPVVNAAPVPSAPAPVADASQTAGVPAAVGGAAVAAVEKASAARASEGSSAMVGGGGAARPSLTGVAAVERGGALPVMAPTGGGLATSLVGTSSTSRVEREVEPAPRVAAVAPRMPEMKLGSSKKPTAPPPAPTAASANVPSQPASDDDLGLDEDFDRALSGPVAGSGRREAPRTAYVPPVAPIQNPRVTLTQSDVFEVVLAKKGEVTSCANAKPRPVDEGTRVVVRWTILPSGEVDEVVTETASLKGTAFARCIEGRVRAWVFPKHQEQGGAVRFPFVF, via the coding sequence ATGGTCGGCGACTCACGGGATGGAAAAGTCCCTCCAGGAGCGGCTCCGGAGACGGGGTCCTCGGAGCCGGATGGCGGAGGCACTCCCGTGTTCGGTGGTGTGTCGGACGCTGAACTCGACGTCTTCGTCGGCAAGCTGCGCACGGACAAGAACCCGCGTGTCCCCGCGGCGTCGGCGTCGCGTGTTCGAGGGGATGTGCACGGAGAGCGGTTGCACAAGGGTGTGCGTCGCTCGCTGGTGTCATCCGTGTTGGAGGAAGCCCCCGCGCCGGTGAGCGCTCCGGCGGAGAAGCACGCCTGGTTCGTCGTGCTGGGCGCCAACTCGGTGGGCCCTCTCGATGAGCAGGCCCTGAAGGGGCACTGGGAGCGTGGGGAGCTCGGCCCGGACTCGATGTGCTGGCGCAAGGGGTTCGCCGCGTGGCTTCCGTTGGGACAGGTTCCCGAGCTGATCGAGACGTTCGCGCCGCTGCCGCAGGAGCTGAGCGCGGCCGTGGACGCGGCCTTGAGCGCGCTGGCGGACGGGCCTGATCTCGCGCCGCTGAGCCAGGCGGCCGCCTCGGTCGCGCCCGTGGTGATCGCCGCGCCTCAGGTGGTGAGTGTTCCGGTGGACCCCGTGGGGGCACACGCGGTGCTCGCGGAGGTCACCGCCGCGTCGGAGCAGGTCGAGGCGCGTTGGCGGTTGAGTGGCTGGTGGTACACCCTGGCCGGCGGTGTCGCGGGCGGCGTGACGGTCGCGCTGGTGATGGGGCTGATGGGTGGGTGGAGCGGAATCTCTGCGGTGCTGTCGCGCACGAAGGACGTGGCGCCTGTCGCGGTGACTCCGGCTGTTCCTTCTCCGGTGGCTCCCGTCGTGAATGCGGCGCCCGTGCCTTCCGCTCCCGCGCCTGTCGCGGACGCTTCCCAAACAGCCGGAGTTCCGGCGGCGGTGGGGGGCGCGGCGGTGGCCGCCGTGGAGAAGGCCTCCGCGGCGCGTGCGAGCGAAGGCTCCAGCGCCATGGTGGGCGGCGGAGGGGCCGCGCGTCCGTCGCTCACGGGGGTGGCGGCGGTGGAGCGAGGCGGCGCGTTGCCGGTGATGGCGCCCACGGGTGGGGGGCTCGCGACCTCGTTGGTGGGCACGTCGTCCACGTCTCGCGTGGAGCGGGAGGTCGAACCCGCGCCGCGCGTCGCCGCCGTCGCGCCGCGGATGCCCGAGATGAAGTTGGGTTCCAGCAAGAAGCCCACGGCGCCGCCACCGGCTCCCACCGCGGCTTCGGCGAATGTTCCTTCTCAGCCGGCGTCGGATGATGACCTGGGGCTCGACGAGGACTTCGACCGGGCGCTGTCGGGGCCCGTGGCGGGCTCGGGACGGCGAGAGGCTCCTCGGACCGCCTATGTCCCTCCCGTGGCGCCCATCCAGAATCCTCGCGTGACGCTCACGCAGTCGGATGTCTTCGAGGTGGTGCTCGCCAAGAAGGGCGAAGTCACCTCCTGCGCCAACGCCAAGCCGCGTCCGGTGGACGAGGGCACTCGCGTGGTGGTCCGCTGGACCATCCTCCCGAGTGGCGAAGTGGATGAAGTCGTGACGGAGACGGCCTCGTTGAAGGGCACCGCGTTCGCGCGCTGCATCGAAGGACGCGTCCGCGCGTGGGTCTTCCCCAAGCACCAGGAGCAGGGGGGAGCCGTGCGCTTTCCATTCGTCTTCTAG
- a CDS encoding NAD(P)(+) transhydrogenase (Re/Si-specific) subunit beta, which yields MTPAQPQVAQAVVGALSTAETFVQLLYLTASILFVLGLKDLGDAQTARRGVLLAEIGMVAAVAGTLLFGVEKGIIVRWEWIVVALLIGTGVGTAMGLWIPMTKMPERIALSHAFGGLAVALVGVVEYLNHGGPEMGTLRITATGLEVALGALTFTGSLMAFGKLQGFITGRPVTYPLQNLSNLAMIAGTLGLIGLLVYSPGASWAFYAVAALGVLLGVLLVLPIGGADMPVVICLLNSYAGLAASATGFALDNNVLIICGALDGFSGFLLGMMMSKAMNRSFSNVLFGAFGAVPEGKAVTEGAAPSGPAPNVGSVEEAAEVLRAARSVIVVPGYGMAVSQAQHAVRDLANVLQANGCDVRYAIHPVAGRMPGHMNVLLAEANVPYDHLFDLDVINDDFTATDVALVVGANDVVNPAARSNQSSPIYGMPILSADMAKTCVVLKRSLNAGFAGIENELFVRSNTMMVLGDAKKTLMQFTSALKE from the coding sequence ATGACGCCCGCTCAGCCGCAGGTCGCACAGGCCGTCGTCGGAGCGCTCTCCACGGCGGAGACCTTCGTCCAGCTCTTGTATCTGACCGCCTCCATCCTCTTCGTCCTGGGCCTGAAGGACCTGGGCGACGCGCAGACGGCGCGCCGGGGTGTGCTGCTGGCGGAGATAGGCATGGTGGCCGCCGTGGCCGGCACGCTGCTGTTCGGCGTGGAGAAGGGCATCATCGTGCGGTGGGAGTGGATTGTCGTGGCCCTCCTCATCGGCACGGGCGTGGGAACGGCCATGGGCCTGTGGATTCCCATGACGAAGATGCCGGAGCGCATCGCGCTGTCGCATGCCTTTGGTGGACTCGCGGTGGCGCTGGTCGGCGTGGTCGAGTACCTGAACCACGGCGGTCCGGAGATGGGGACGCTGCGCATCACCGCCACGGGCCTGGAGGTGGCGCTGGGCGCGTTGACCTTCACCGGCAGCTTGATGGCGTTTGGAAAGCTGCAGGGCTTCATCACCGGACGGCCCGTCACCTATCCGCTGCAGAACCTGTCGAACCTGGCGATGATCGCCGGCACGCTGGGCCTCATCGGACTGCTGGTCTATTCGCCGGGCGCGTCCTGGGCCTTCTATGCGGTGGCGGCGTTGGGGGTGTTGCTGGGCGTGCTGCTGGTCCTGCCCATCGGCGGCGCGGACATGCCGGTGGTCATCTGCTTGCTCAACTCCTACGCGGGCCTCGCGGCCTCGGCCACGGGGTTCGCGCTGGACAACAACGTGCTCATCATCTGCGGCGCGCTGGACGGCTTCTCCGGCTTCCTGCTCGGCATGATGATGTCCAAGGCGATGAACCGCTCGTTCTCCAACGTGCTGTTCGGCGCGTTCGGCGCGGTGCCGGAAGGCAAGGCCGTCACCGAGGGCGCGGCGCCGTCGGGCCCGGCGCCGAACGTGGGCAGCGTGGAGGAGGCCGCGGAGGTGCTGCGCGCGGCGCGCTCCGTCATCGTCGTACCGGGATACGGCATGGCCGTGTCGCAAGCTCAGCACGCGGTGCGCGACCTGGCCAACGTCCTCCAGGCCAACGGTTGCGACGTGCGCTACGCCATCCACCCGGTGGCCGGCCGCATGCCCGGGCACATGAACGTGCTGCTCGCGGAAGCCAACGTCCCGTATGACCACCTGTTCGACCTGGACGTCATCAACGACGACTTCACCGCGACCGACGTGGCCTTGGTAGTGGGCGCCAACGACGTGGTCAATCCGGCCGCGCGCTCCAACCAGAGCAGCCCCATCTACGGCATGCCCATCCTCTCCGCGGACATGGCGAAGACCTGTGTCGTGCTCAAGCGCTCGCTCAACGCGGGCTTCGCTGGCATCGAGAACGAGCTCTTCGTGCGCTCCAACACGATGATGGTGCTGGGTGACGCGAAGAAGACGCTGATGCAGTTCACCTCCGCCCTCAAGGAATAG